Proteins found in one bacterium genomic segment:
- the ftsZ gene encoding cell division protein FtsZ, with product MFEPVDENRYQAQIGVMGLGGAGGNAVDHMIERGMPGMRFFALNTDVQALERSKAEHKIQLGPNLTRGLGSGGNPDVGRQATEESLEHIKEILLDLDMLFIAAGEGGGTGTGAAPLVAELAHSLSILTVAVVTRPFEFEGPIRKRQAEEGISFLKRYVDTLIVIPNQKLLSVIPQNVSLRDSFKMADDVLFNATRGVTDLITRTGMINLDFADVRSIMSYRGSAVIGIGSSRGENRAVDAAQKAISSPLIEDFEISGAKGILLNISGGEDVSLHEVNEAARIIYGYANQDSNIIFGAIQDPEFADELRVTVIATGIEEMPPRVEKVEELLHPSAETLNKVPAYMRRGNEKRISRTFEKVEPKPLSDEDLDIPAFLRRQVD from the coding sequence ATGTTTGAACCAGTTGATGAAAATCGCTATCAGGCGCAGATAGGTGTAATGGGGCTCGGCGGTGCAGGCGGCAACGCGGTCGACCACATGATTGAACGCGGAATGCCTGGCATGCGCTTTTTTGCATTGAACACAGACGTTCAGGCCCTTGAGCGAAGCAAGGCCGAGCACAAGATTCAGCTTGGTCCTAATCTTACTCGCGGTCTAGGCTCGGGCGGAAATCCGGATGTCGGAAGACAGGCTACAGAAGAGTCGCTAGAGCACATCAAGGAGATACTTCTCGATCTCGACATGCTCTTTATTGCAGCCGGAGAAGGAGGCGGTACAGGCACAGGAGCGGCTCCCTTAGTTGCAGAACTCGCCCACTCGCTTTCTATCCTGACGGTGGCGGTCGTGACAAGACCATTCGAGTTCGAGGGCCCCATACGCAAGCGCCAGGCAGAGGAAGGCATAAGCTTTCTGAAGCGCTACGTGGATACCCTGATAGTGATTCCGAACCAGAAGCTCCTCTCGGTAATTCCCCAGAATGTAAGTCTGCGCGACAGTTTCAAGATGGCCGATGACGTTCTCTTTAACGCCACCAGAGGAGTGACCGATCTCATTACGAGAACGGGCATGATAAACCTCGACTTCGCTGACGTACGTTCGATTATGTCTTACCGCGGTAGCGCCGTCATCGGTATCGGCTCATCCAGAGGCGAGAACAGAGCGGTGGACGCAGCCCAGAAGGCAATAAGCTCCCCATTGATTGAGGACTTCGAGATATCCGGAGCAAAAGGAATCCTATTGAACATCTCAGGCGGAGAAGACGTCTCACTCCACGAAGTAAACGAGGCCGCAAGAATCATTTACGGATACGCAAACCAGGATTCGAACATAATCTTCGGAGCCATACAGGACCCTGAATTCGCTGACGAATTGCGTGTAACGGTCATAGCCACTGGAATCGAGGAGATGCCTCCGAGAGTCGAAAAGGTTGAAGAGCTGCTCCATCCCTCTGCCGAAACGCTCAATAAGGTCCCGGCATACATGCGCCGCGGAAATGAAAAACGGATATCGAGAACATTCGAAAAGGTTGAACCGAAGCCTTTGTCGGATGAAGACCTGGATATCCCCGCTTTCTTGAGAAGACAGGTGGACTAA
- the ftsA gene encoding cell division protein FtsA, with product MAKGERIVGLDLGTTKVAAVIAELDDNLEPRIVGVGLAPSRGMRRGTVVNLEQTVESVKRAVGEAERMAGCKVDSCYVGIAGSHISSMNCRGVVAVEKAGGEITPKDKARVIEQAKTIGLPIDREIIHVIPIEFIVDDQPGIRDPIGMFGKRLEVEVHIVTGAVTSAQNIYRSIERTGLKIKDLVLQPLASATAVLEADEKELGVLLVDIGGGTTDLAIFKEGSIRHTQVLALGGEHITSDIAIGLRTPTKEAEEIKRRYGCALANWVEEDQSFTVKGVGGRDEKQVSRRILASIIEPRIEEILSLANREMRKTDFADLLAAGVVVTGGTAHLEGIEKIAEQIFDLPVKVGKPWGTSGLTDIIADPIFSTAVGLVRYGIDKQNLTLLPRGTEERVFGNILKRMREWFKDFF from the coding sequence ATGGCTAAAGGCGAAAGAATCGTGGGTCTTGATCTCGGTACTACCAAGGTCGCCGCGGTGATCGCCGAGCTGGATGACAACCTTGAGCCGCGTATAGTAGGAGTAGGACTTGCTCCGTCACGCGGTATGCGCAGAGGAACAGTAGTCAATCTTGAGCAGACGGTCGAATCTGTCAAACGCGCCGTAGGAGAAGCGGAGCGCATGGCCGGATGCAAGGTTGACTCTTGCTACGTCGGAATCGCAGGCAGCCATATTTCAAGCATGAACTGCCGAGGCGTTGTAGCTGTTGAAAAAGCCGGCGGCGAAATAACACCGAAGGATAAAGCCCGCGTTATTGAGCAGGCCAAAACAATCGGCCTGCCCATTGACCGTGAGATAATTCACGTAATTCCAATAGAATTTATTGTAGACGATCAGCCTGGAATTCGCGATCCCATAGGCATGTTCGGAAAAAGGCTAGAAGTTGAGGTGCATATCGTAACCGGCGCCGTTACTTCAGCCCAGAACATCTATCGCTCCATAGAAAGAACGGGCCTCAAGATAAAAGATCTTGTTCTGCAGCCTCTCGCATCGGCGACTGCCGTGCTTGAGGCCGATGAGAAGGAGCTTGGAGTGCTTCTCGTGGATATAGGCGGCGGAACGACCGATCTCGCGATATTCAAGGAAGGTTCGATACGCCATACCCAGGTTCTCGCCCTCGGCGGAGAGCACATAACCTCCGATATAGCCATAGGGCTGAGAACGCCTACAAAGGAAGCCGAAGAGATCAAGAGACGATACGGCTGCGCTCTCGCAAACTGGGTAGAAGAGGATCAATCCTTCACCGTCAAGGGCGTCGGCGGCAGGGATGAGAAACAGGTCTCAAGAAGAATACTTGCCTCGATTATAGAACCAAGAATTGAGGAGATACTCTCCCTTGCCAACCGTGAGATGCGCAAGACGGATTTCGCTGATCTTCTTGCAGCCGGCGTCGTAGTAACAGGCGGAACCGCTCATCTGGAAGGAATTGAAAAGATAGCGGAACAGATATTCGATCTTCCTGTCAAGGTCGGTAAACCCTGGGGTACGTCAGGGTTGACCGACATCATCGCCGATCCCATATTCTCGACGGCTGTCGGACTTGTCAGGTACGGAATAGATAAACAAAACCTTACCCTTCTTCCTCGTGGAACCGAAGAGCGCGTCTTCGGCAATATCCTGAAGAGGATGAGGGAATGGTTTAAAGACTTTTTTTGA
- the murB gene encoding UDP-N-acetylmuramate dehydrogenase translates to MEDWISNYRKNVLPHLKGETKFGEEMAGRTTFRIGGPALVFVEAQCEEDLSLIAEFLAENKRIGYQILGGGSNVLYPERFEGIVIHPGEGLAQISQKKGLIIAGSGASLMEVIKKSAEWNYGGLEYCAGIPGSVGGAVKGNAGAFGHSISERVASIKGYEMAELKKVELKAEEISWSYRKSNLPDTLFLTEIALKLEPTNVSEAMDEIARILAQRMEKHPSEPSAGSVFINPAPPRVTAGRLIEELGFKGRRIGDAMCSPRHANFIVNVGNASQADVLALISEIKKEVMKKFGIELREEIRIVKAKSMEALNG, encoded by the coding sequence ATGGAAGATTGGATCAGTAATTATAGAAAGAATGTCCTGCCGCACCTGAAGGGCGAGACAAAGTTCGGCGAAGAAATGGCCGGACGGACAACGTTCAGGATAGGCGGTCCTGCTCTTGTTTTTGTCGAAGCCCAGTGCGAGGAGGATTTGAGCTTAATCGCCGAATTCCTGGCAGAAAATAAAAGAATAGGATATCAGATACTGGGCGGCGGAAGCAATGTGCTCTATCCCGAGCGTTTCGAAGGAATCGTTATACATCCCGGAGAAGGCCTTGCTCAAATCTCTCAAAAAAAAGGGTTGATTATTGCGGGCTCGGGCGCGAGCTTGATGGAGGTTATAAAGAAGTCCGCTGAGTGGAATTATGGGGGGCTGGAATATTGTGCGGGAATCCCCGGTTCGGTGGGAGGCGCGGTAAAGGGCAATGCAGGCGCGTTTGGACACTCGATATCGGAGCGTGTTGCATCAATAAAGGGGTACGAAATGGCAGAACTGAAAAAGGTTGAGTTGAAAGCTGAGGAAATTTCATGGTCGTACAGGAAATCGAATCTGCCTGACACGCTGTTCCTGACGGAGATAGCCTTGAAATTGGAACCTACGAATGTAAGCGAGGCAATGGACGAAATAGCGAGAATTCTTGCCCAACGGATGGAGAAGCATCCATCCGAACCTTCTGCAGGCAGCGTATTCATAAACCCTGCCCCCCCAAGGGTAACCGCAGGAAGGTTGATAGAAGAACTTGGTTTCAAGGGCCGCAGGATAGGCGACGCTATGTGCTCACCCAGACACGCTAATTTCATCGTTAACGTCGGAAACGCCTCACAGGCGGACGTACTTGCGTTGATATCGGAGATTAAGAAGGAAGTAATGAAGAAATTCGGTATAGAGCTTAGGGAGGAGATAAGAATTGTGAAAGCAAAAAGCATGGAGGCTCTAAATGGCTAA
- a CDS encoding UDP-N-acetylmuramate--L-alanine ligase, whose amino-acid sequence MFGRVNHIHMIGIGGIGMSGIAYILHNLGFKVAGSDISRSEITEGLGKTGIRVDIGHRKTNLKEADVVVISSAVKPTNPEIKAARERGIPIIGRGEMLGELMRMKYSTAVAGTHGKTTTSSMISFMLELGELDPTSIIGGKVLEMGSNAKMGKSQYLVAEADESDRSFLHLFPSIAVVTNIEAEHLDYYKNLDDIKNCFKEFVEKIPFYGLAVLCGDDEGVKSIYPDLKVRKISYGLGNENEIRPMWRRSEGWRSRFVMKFDEKLFEFELNLPGEHNVQNAIAAIAVGRELGVSPMVMKEALSRFRGVRRRMEKVDELDGITFIDDYGHHPTEIAATIKALRGVFPQQPLKVLFQPHRYTRTKHLHKLFGPAFTETDEVVLTDIYKASERPIPGVSSELIEQSIKKAAPKVSVQVMSDRKKIVEYFSQTLNPGDVFLTLGAGDVWKIGSVIIERMSCRT is encoded by the coding sequence ATGTTTGGCCGCGTAAATCACATACACATGATTGGGATAGGCGGCATAGGAATGAGCGGAATAGCATATATCCTCCATAACCTCGGTTTCAAGGTGGCAGGCTCGGACATATCGCGTTCGGAAATAACTGAAGGTCTTGGGAAGACAGGAATCCGGGTCGATATAGGCCACAGGAAAACGAATCTAAAGGAAGCAGATGTCGTTGTTATCTCATCAGCAGTCAAGCCGACAAACCCCGAGATAAAAGCCGCAAGGGAGAGAGGGATTCCGATAATCGGAAGAGGAGAGATGCTTGGTGAATTGATGCGCATGAAGTATTCCACGGCTGTTGCCGGTACTCATGGCAAGACTACGACCTCCTCAATGATAAGTTTCATGCTCGAGCTAGGTGAGCTTGATCCCACATCAATTATCGGCGGCAAGGTTCTTGAGATGGGTTCTAACGCCAAAATGGGCAAGAGCCAGTATCTTGTTGCGGAAGCAGATGAGAGCGACCGTTCATTTCTGCATCTCTTCCCGAGCATAGCTGTGGTGACAAATATTGAGGCAGAACATCTCGACTATTACAAAAACCTTGATGACATAAAGAACTGCTTTAAGGAGTTCGTTGAGAAGATTCCTTTCTATGGGCTGGCCGTGCTGTGCGGAGACGACGAGGGAGTGAAATCGATTTATCCTGATTTGAAGGTAAGAAAAATATCTTACGGTCTTGGTAATGAGAACGAAATAAGACCCATGTGGAGACGAAGCGAGGGGTGGCGTTCTAGGTTTGTCATGAAATTCGACGAGAAACTTTTCGAGTTTGAGCTTAATCTGCCTGGAGAACACAACGTTCAGAACGCTATAGCGGCCATTGCAGTCGGCCGCGAGCTGGGAGTCTCTCCCATGGTCATGAAGGAAGCCCTTTCGAGATTCAGAGGCGTCAGGAGACGCATGGAAAAAGTGGATGAACTAGACGGCATTACTTTCATTGACGACTACGGTCATCATCCTACCGAGATTGCCGCAACAATAAAAGCCCTCAGAGGAGTCTTTCCGCAACAACCCCTGAAAGTGCTTTTCCAGCCTCATAGATACACGAGAACGAAACACCTTCATAAGCTGTTCGGTCCCGCTTTCACAGAGACCGATGAAGTCGTTCTTACTGACATTTATAAGGCAAGTGAGAGGCCGATTCCTGGAGTCTCATCCGAGCTTATTGAACAAAGCATCAAGAAAGCGGCACCCAAAGTCAGTGTTCAGGTTATGTCCGATAGAAAAAAAATAGTGGAATATTTTTCCCAAACCCTTAATCCAGGGGACGTTTTTCTGACCCTGGGCGCTGGTGATGTATGGAAGATTGGATCAGTAATTATAGAAAGAATGTCCTGCCGCACCTGA
- a CDS encoding cell division protein FtsW: MPLFRNSESTKNESNSGFLAIIILLVGFGLVMVFSSSLFLSINDPLYFLKNQALRIAIAAVFFILGLKVPYRFWGKISGILVVFSAVILVVVLITGRTAGGATRWLSVLTFSMQPSEFVKIALLIYLANFFSKREDAEHNFKRYTFPPMLVSGLLIGLIVLQPNVGTATVLALLVGFAMFIAGVKLRYLLVLSVVVAGVFLLIVNVFPHAHARVAGFLGNGNYQLEQSRIAMGSGGLFGVGLGGGRQKYLFLPQPHTDFIFAVIGEELGFVGIAGLTVLFVFFLIKGLRIAQKNEDSFGRYLGSSLVVMVFLYFIIHAGVSMGLLPTTGLPLPFISFGGSALTSNLLGIGILLNISRGKEHSHAVDSRLRWNRRPYVSGAGTRTETY, from the coding sequence ATGCCTTTATTCAGGAATTCAGAGAGTACGAAAAACGAATCTAACTCGGGTTTCCTTGCTATAATAATCCTTCTCGTTGGATTCGGACTCGTTATGGTTTTCTCGTCAAGCCTGTTCCTCTCGATAAACGATCCATTGTACTTCCTCAAAAACCAGGCATTAAGGATTGCCATAGCCGCGGTATTCTTTATCTTAGGCTTGAAAGTACCCTACCGTTTCTGGGGCAAGATAAGCGGAATCCTTGTTGTTTTCTCGGCAGTGATACTCGTTGTCGTTCTGATAACGGGAAGAACTGCGGGAGGAGCCACTCGATGGTTGAGTGTTCTAACTTTTTCGATGCAGCCCTCTGAATTCGTGAAGATAGCCCTGCTCATCTATCTTGCGAATTTCTTCTCAAAGCGTGAAGACGCCGAACATAACTTCAAGCGCTATACCTTTCCCCCCATGCTTGTATCAGGATTACTTATAGGATTGATTGTTCTTCAGCCGAACGTCGGCACTGCGACCGTTCTTGCCTTACTCGTCGGGTTTGCGATGTTCATTGCCGGCGTAAAACTAAGATATCTCTTGGTCCTTTCCGTTGTCGTCGCGGGCGTATTTCTTCTGATTGTCAATGTCTTCCCTCATGCGCACGCTCGCGTAGCCGGATTCCTCGGAAACGGTAACTACCAGCTCGAGCAATCGCGCATAGCGATGGGGTCGGGAGGGCTTTTCGGCGTCGGTCTCGGAGGAGGCAGGCAGAAGTATCTCTTTCTTCCTCAGCCGCACACCGATTTTATCTTCGCGGTAATAGGCGAGGAGTTGGGATTTGTAGGCATTGCAGGCTTGACCGTACTTTTTGTTTTTTTCCTTATCAAGGGCCTGAGAATCGCACAAAAAAACGAGGATTCCTTTGGACGCTACCTTGGTTCCTCGCTAGTTGTCATGGTCTTTCTCTACTTTATCATCCATGCAGGAGTCAGCATGGGTCTACTCCCGACAACAGGACTCCCTTTACCATTCATCAGCTTCGGAGGATCTGCCCTTACATCCAATCTCCTGGGCATTGGAATCCTTTTAAATATAAGCCGTGGAAAGGAGCATTCCCATGCGGTTGATTCTCGCTTGCGGTGGAACCGGAGGCCATATGTTTCCGGCGCTGGCACTCGGACAGAAACTTACTGA
- the murD gene encoding UDP-N-acetylmuramoyl-L-alanine--D-glutamate ligase, whose translation MERIGILGLGRVGRSILAYLLDKGAKEILLYDENPEAFLNRYVAGTLGEKNVVRLETPDSLARAGIIIKSPGISNELEWVKALDREGVPMVDEIEFVWKELGRPFTIAVTGTNGKSTTTAWISEILKAAGRKVFCGGNIAPGNPFSEALSLSIQEVYVIEISTFQLERCPEFRPDVGVITNITADHLNRHTNEDYVNLKLSLFKNAAQNDSAILNRDDNTTMNNIESIRSRKVLFSLRDDTADAYTKNGGLYIKETKVSEIKDIPLPGMHNVANALAAIAAASQAGVEPKQMQKGLKRFKGLPHRMEFLGELKGRKVYNNSMCTNPEAFYYSVTSFEESSVIIAGGTEKNLPLDPFIKGVKERAKYLILFGENSERIAEILCAESQFSSYIIVDSLRAALDAALKASLEGDIILFAPGFASFGNFKNFEERGHAFIQEFREYEKRI comes from the coding sequence ATGGAAAGAATAGGAATCTTGGGTTTAGGCAGGGTCGGCCGAAGCATACTCGCATATCTTTTGGATAAAGGCGCAAAAGAGATTCTTCTCTACGATGAAAATCCTGAAGCGTTCCTGAACAGATACGTCGCAGGTACGCTTGGAGAAAAGAACGTTGTACGGCTTGAAACACCTGACTCGCTTGCCAGAGCCGGAATTATAATAAAAAGTCCGGGCATCTCGAACGAACTGGAATGGGTAAAGGCACTCGACAGGGAAGGGGTTCCAATGGTGGACGAGATAGAATTCGTGTGGAAGGAACTCGGCAGGCCGTTTACGATCGCCGTGACCGGAACAAACGGCAAATCCACGACAACCGCTTGGATTTCAGAAATTCTCAAGGCTGCAGGAAGAAAGGTCTTCTGCGGAGGGAATATAGCTCCCGGAAATCCCTTTTCAGAGGCTCTTTCCCTGTCAATACAGGAAGTATACGTTATCGAGATATCTACCTTCCAGCTTGAAAGATGCCCCGAATTCAGACCCGATGTCGGAGTTATCACAAATATAACGGCAGATCACCTGAACAGACACACCAACGAGGACTACGTCAACCTAAAGCTGTCGCTTTTTAAAAACGCAGCACAAAATGATTCTGCGATATTGAACCGCGACGATAACACCACGATGAACAATATCGAAAGCATCCGCTCCAGGAAAGTTCTCTTCTCGCTTCGTGACGACACCGCTGATGCCTATACGAAGAATGGCGGTTTGTATATAAAGGAAACAAAAGTCTCTGAAATAAAAGATATTCCTCTGCCGGGGATGCACAATGTCGCAAATGCGCTGGCAGCAATTGCCGCCGCTTCGCAAGCGGGCGTTGAACCCAAGCAGATGCAAAAGGGCCTCAAGCGTTTCAAAGGACTTCCGCATCGAATGGAATTCCTGGGCGAGTTGAAGGGAAGAAAGGTATACAACAATTCAATGTGCACTAACCCGGAGGCTTTTTATTATTCCGTAACAAGCTTTGAGGAATCTTCAGTGATAATAGCGGGCGGAACCGAGAAGAACCTGCCTCTGGATCCTTTCATAAAAGGTGTCAAGGAAAGGGCGAAATATTTGATACTCTTCGGAGAAAACTCCGAGAGGATTGCAGAAATTCTCTGCGCCGAATCGCAGTTCTCCTCCTACATCATAGTCGACTCTTTGAGGGCCGCACTCGATGCGGCCCTCAAGGCAAGTCTTGAAGGAGACATAATTCTTTTTGCTCCGGGGTTTGCGAGCTTCGGAAACTTTAAAAACTTTGAGGAACGCGGACATGCCTTTATTCAGGAATTCAGAGAGTACGAAAAACGAATCTAA
- a CDS encoding phospho-N-acetylmuramoyl-pentapeptide-transferase yields the protein MIYLLSKWLLPVFSQANLFRYITFRAALAAGFAILVIVIFGRPVVRRIKRLGIGEEIYEELPDTHRKKAGTPTMGGILIVAAVIFSLLLFADLTNPYVVLSLIILAGMCVLGFLDDFTKLRKHKRGLKKRWKFLGQSILALGVSLYLYFFPESESLRCCTNVLFFKNYVVQMGIFYILFTSFIVVGAGNAVNFADGLDGLAIGLIAIAAAAFAALAYVAGNVKIAEYLNVLFIPKAGEMAVVCAAVVGAGLGFLWFNAHPASIFMGDTGSLPLGALLGFIAIVVKQEILLAIIGGVFVLEMLSVILQIIWFRASKGQKRLFKKAPLHHHFEMVGWAESKIVVRFWIWGILFALAGLATLKVR from the coding sequence ATGATCTATCTTCTCTCAAAATGGCTCCTACCAGTGTTCTCTCAGGCGAATCTGTTTCGCTACATAACGTTCCGCGCTGCGCTCGCCGCAGGATTCGCCATACTCGTTATCGTTATTTTCGGAAGACCCGTTGTAAGAAGAATAAAAAGGCTCGGAATAGGCGAGGAGATATACGAAGAGCTTCCGGACACTCACCGCAAGAAGGCAGGCACTCCCACTATGGGCGGAATACTCATCGTAGCAGCAGTCATATTTTCACTGCTCTTGTTTGCCGACCTGACTAATCCGTATGTCGTGCTTTCTCTGATCATACTTGCTGGGATGTGCGTTCTGGGTTTTCTTGATGACTTCACCAAGCTTCGCAAGCATAAGAGGGGACTCAAAAAACGCTGGAAATTTCTCGGCCAATCCATACTCGCACTCGGAGTAAGTCTTTACCTTTACTTCTTCCCTGAAAGCGAGTCCCTCAGATGCTGCACAAACGTTCTCTTTTTCAAGAATTACGTTGTACAGATGGGAATCTTCTACATCTTATTCACTAGCTTCATAGTTGTAGGTGCGGGCAACGCAGTCAACTTCGCAGACGGCCTCGACGGTCTTGCGATAGGACTCATAGCTATCGCCGCTGCAGCGTTCGCCGCGCTCGCATATGTCGCGGGTAACGTCAAGATCGCCGAATATCTGAATGTTCTCTTTATACCCAAAGCCGGCGAGATGGCTGTTGTTTGCGCGGCAGTCGTGGGTGCAGGACTCGGGTTCTTGTGGTTCAACGCACACCCGGCTTCGATTTTCATGGGTGATACTGGCTCCCTTCCTCTGGGAGCTCTTCTTGGATTTATCGCGATAGTGGTTAAGCAGGAGATACTCCTTGCGATAATCGGAGGCGTTTTCGTGCTCGAGATGTTATCCGTAATACTCCAGATAATCTGGTTCAGGGCTAGCAAGGGACAGAAGAGACTTTTTAAGAAAGCGCCCCTGCACCACCATTTCGAGATGGTCGGGTGGGCGGAATCCAAAATTGTTGTACGCTTCTGGATATGGGGAATTCTTTTCGCTCTGGCAGGTCTTGCAACATTGAAGGTGAGATAA
- the murF gene encoding UDP-N-acetylmuramoyl-tripeptide--D-alanyl-D-alanine ligase, which yields MLSLEEIIKATSGTPLGLEDLTLKPTGVSTDSRTMAQGELFVALKGPYYDGGDFVEDAFAKGAISCIVSNPVGLPRTISVKDTLIALGEIAKAYRSTLDIPVIVITGTNGKTTVKNILKALLDVRYKTFANKGNRNNLIGLPLSILEIDEEVEIAILEAGISARGELTRLCDISKPTHGLITNVGPGHLEELGTLEDVLEAKWELGEAVTRNKGVLFLNSDYPELLKRAQQAGMETRTFAVQNNTEFTPVEVKYGMEGTSFKFMGEAFRLPLLGAANLANAVAALSVAVGGFEITLEEAATVLSEVKPEKWRLERRDIGDMHLLMDCYNANPVSMKEAFGLLTLFPAPRIAVLGAMLELGKESSKYHEEIIEMARDTADLVIITGPHSELYPPHEGVMVIPDKIEAAEELRKRLLPGASVLVKGSRACALEDIVSLIWGTA from the coding sequence TTTGTGGCACTCAAGGGTCCGTATTACGACGGCGGCGACTTTGTAGAGGACGCTTTCGCAAAAGGCGCCATAAGCTGTATTGTATCAAATCCTGTTGGTTTGCCGAGAACTATATCAGTCAAGGATACTCTGATAGCTCTCGGCGAGATTGCAAAGGCTTACAGATCAACCCTGGATATTCCGGTAATCGTGATTACCGGAACTAACGGCAAGACAACGGTAAAAAACATTCTGAAGGCTCTGCTCGACGTAAGATATAAGACCTTTGCGAACAAAGGTAACCGAAACAACCTAATAGGTCTTCCCTTGTCCATATTGGAGATTGACGAAGAAGTCGAAATTGCCATACTTGAGGCCGGTATCAGTGCAAGAGGCGAACTAACCAGGCTCTGCGATATTTCAAAACCTACTCATGGTTTAATAACAAATGTGGGACCAGGCCATCTGGAAGAACTTGGAACCCTTGAGGATGTATTGGAAGCAAAATGGGAGCTTGGCGAAGCTGTAACTCGAAACAAAGGCGTGCTGTTTTTAAACAGCGATTATCCGGAACTACTGAAAAGGGCTCAACAAGCAGGCATGGAGACCCGTACATTTGCTGTTCAGAACAATACTGAATTCACGCCTGTAGAAGTTAAGTATGGAATGGAAGGTACATCTTTCAAGTTCATGGGCGAAGCTTTCAGGCTTCCCCTTCTAGGAGCGGCAAATCTTGCAAACGCTGTCGCTGCACTCTCGGTTGCAGTTGGAGGCTTTGAGATAACCCTTGAAGAGGCGGCGACCGTACTTTCCGAAGTAAAACCTGAAAAATGGAGACTCGAAAGAAGAGACATAGGCGATATGCATCTCCTCATGGATTGCTACAATGCTAATCCTGTATCAATGAAGGAAGCGTTCGGGCTCTTGACGCTGTTCCCTGCGCCCCGAATCGCAGTCCTAGGCGCAATGCTCGAACTCGGCAAGGAATCATCCAAGTATCATGAAGAGATAATAGAAATGGCCCGGGATACTGCAGACCTAGTTATCATAACAGGACCGCACTCTGAGCTTTATCCTCCGCATGAAGGCGTTATGGTAATACCAGATAAAATTGAAGCGGCTGAAGAGCTAAGGAAGAGGCTGCTTCCAGGCGCTTCGGTTCTAGTAAAAGGCTCAAGAGCGTGCGCTCTTGAGGATATCGTTTCACTGATCTGGGGAACCGCATGA